The genomic stretch TGCGTGTTCGATTCACGTCGGGTTCAAAACCCCCGATTAATTCGGGatcctttcttttttctttttctttttctttttatttttctttttctttttctttttcttttctacgCCAAGTATTTCGGTTATTGCAGAAAGTCAGGAAAATtcagaaagaaaaaagaaacttTGTGACAATCAAAATCTTATATTAGAAATACAGAACAACAATATTTCACCAGTAATCATTACATGAACAATTTCCATCCTCAAAACAATGGAATCTATTCGAATCCCTCACAATGATTTTTCTCTCAGTTATTCTGGAAATAAATTTGATTGCAGTATGGCAATCTACACAGGTTCTTAAATTCTTATAAACTTTAATGGGTGTACCCTGTGGAGTAGAAATTATCGCGAATGCAACTGCAAGCTTCTCACTGTGGTGTGATAAATCATGCTCTTTCTGCTCTTCTTCGACATCATGAAGTACGAAGTTGGTGTCGGGAATGTACCCTTCTTCTCTCATTTTCTTTGATACCTCTTTTAGAAAGCCATGAATTTGGTCGTAACTAGGATGAGATGTATCGCCCACAAGAAACTGATGGACCCGTCTTTTAATCTCAACCCAACTCATTCCCGGCGGCTTTACTACTCCTCTGTCATCCATCATTTTCCTAACTTTTGCCACTTCTACCCATCTACCTGTAGTGGCATATATATTGGCCAAAGTAGTATATGTAGCCGCGTTTTCTGGTTCTATCTTGAATAGGGCTTCTGCTGCTCGTTCTGCTAGTTCGACATTCTTGTGAATTCTACAGCCACCCAGAAGAGAAGCCCATAAAAATTTGTCAGGTTTCATGggcattttattaatgtaatctTCAGCTTCTGTGAAGCGACCAGCTCGACTCAGCAGATCAATAAGGCAAGAATAGTGTTCAACAGTTGGTGTTAGCCCATGTACATCCTTGATTGAACGGAAATATTTGATTCCGGTTTCAACCAGACCAGTATGAGTGCAAGCCGATAAAACGCTGACAAAAGTGACATGATCAGGCTGAGTCCCTGATTGAAGCATCAATTCAAAGAGCTTTAAAGCTTCCTCAGCTTGACCATTCTGCGCACATCCAGCAATCAGCGATGTCCAAGTTGCTACATCAGGTTTAGACACGGCTTCAAAAGCTTTTCTAGCACTCCTAACATTACCACACTTCGAATACATATGAACAAGTGCAGTTGCAGCGTATGAATCGGGATTAAACCCTGTCCTAATCATATGGCCATGAGTCTGCTTCCCTACATTCTCCAGAGTTTGATGAGCACACGCATTTAAAACGCCTGCAAATGTGAATTCATTCGGTTTTATTCCAGACCTGACCATTTCCGACAACAATACAAAACCCTCATTCCACCTCCCGTCCCCAAAATATCTATCAACTATAGCTGTCCAAGTAACCACATCTCGGTCCACAATTCTGTCAAATATATGTCGCGCCTCATCAAGGTTACCACATTTGGCATACATATCCGACAACGCAGTCCAAAAAGCCGAATCAACATCCAACCCCATCCTTACTATATGTCCATGTATCTCCTTCCCAGAGAGCAAACTCGGAATCGCagcaacagcagcaacaacacTAGACAACGTAAACATATTATTCTGCATCACACCACTCCGCATAGTTCTAAACAAATCCAACGCTTCTTTCGACCTCCCGTGTTTCACATAACACGATATTATCGCAGTCCAAGAAAACCCATCTCTGTTCGGCATCTCATCAAAAACCTTACGCGCAAGTTCCAACTTCCCAACCCTCGCATACCCATTAATCAAAGTATTCCAAGAACAAGTATCTCTCTCAGGCATTTCATCGAACACCTTCTGTGCATCCCCCAAACTCCCACATTTGAGATACATGTTAATCAAACGATTCGAAATGACGAACCCGGGAATAAAGTTAGAGTCTTTGATATGGGAATGAACCCTTTTGCCTTCCTCTAAAGCACGGTGTTGAAGACATGATTGTACTAATGTTGAATATGTTGTAGCAGATGGATGTTTAACGCGATCAAGCAAATTTACAGCTTCTTTTAGACGGTTTTGATGGCATAAGTTGAGAATAGTGTCGTCAAATGAAGGATTGTAGTTGTTAATACGAGGTTGTTGATGAATTTTAGATGGAGAATTGTAAGATGATGAAGATAATGTTCGTCGGAATAATGAGAGAATAATGGTCGGGGACTTGATTAGTGCATCAACTCGTCGGTGTCTCATTGTTGGTTTTCGAATGATGATGGTGTTTGAACTCTATTAATGgtcttaccttttttttttttttttggccgccGGCAAAGAcactatttttttatttttttttgaaggtGTTAGGATGTAATTAGGAAGCAGTGATTATTCACCCGCGCatttgtagaataatgtcttgagttgaatccttcttgtctttatcgttcctctcgctCTCTctcgcaacaatgaacgaaccgagggcttggctttgtgcagcgtctcactccgacgctcaagtcgcaaaacttaagggataagttgttgttgcttgactaaatgtatattgtagagagataaggaagataatatcagatgaatagtgtttcttaggttaagttgtggatgttttcctcaatgaaggttgaggagtatttataggcttttaccttttgtcacgtagtggccaagtggccaagtggctagcaggtggaaagactgatctacccctcggccgagggacctatggcaggccggcgggccctgttgactcaccgccgaggggtcttggatatgagtacgcgggtatgtgtcccattggcgcgggttgccatgccgagaccagccgaCAGCCGATGGGTCGCATCGACTAAAggtgtctaagtcgttgacttgctgtggatatctttgaccttgctcaatatgttgacttggtcagcggtgcagaatatgccccatcaatttgcccccagcgtagtctatgtcgtagtatgggctccgatgttcgtttgagcgtatattctgcgcaagtaatttgtaaaaaattttctgcatcggcttcttatGCGGCGGCtgcttttacctcggcctggtctttcttaggccgtaccatatcccccctccacatggatgtgtaaagggcatccgatgtggaaaagaaagtgacgcttgccgagaccagggttgagagtgccggttgtttttaaTTGCCCCGCCgcgctacttagcttggttgatcatgtggccggcggagaacagatgcttgggaatttgttgaggaaggtgaataggcggagagatatgaatgggcgtgttgaagacgcttggtcactgttgcattgattgacgttcaactgttgcaacgattgacatcccgtggttgcatgtccgacacgtgtctgttcggtGATTggatgacgcttcatgggc from Silene latifolia isolate original U9 population chromosome 2, ASM4854445v1, whole genome shotgun sequence encodes the following:
- the LOC141643470 gene encoding pentatricopeptide repeat-containing protein At4g37170, with amino-acid sequence MRHRRVDALIKSPTIILSLFRRTLSSSSYNSPSKIHQQPRINNYNPSFDDTILNLCHQNRLKEAVNLLDRVKHPSATTYSTLVQSCLQHRALEEGKRVHSHIKDSNFIPGFVISNRLINMYLKCGSLGDAQKVFDEMPERDTCSWNTLINGYARVGKLELARKVFDEMPNRDGFSWTAIISCYVKHGRSKEALDLFRTMRSGVMQNNMFTLSSVVAAVAAIPSLLSGKEIHGHIVRMGLDVDSAFWTALSDMYAKCGNLDEARHIFDRIVDRDVVTWTAIVDRYFGDGRWNEGFVLLSEMVRSGIKPNEFTFAGVLNACAHQTLENVGKQTHGHMIRTGFNPDSYAATALVHMYSKCGNVRSARKAFEAVSKPDVATWTSLIAGCAQNGQAEEALKLFELMLQSGTQPDHVTFVSVLSACTHTGLVETGIKYFRSIKDVHGLTPTVEHYSCLIDLLSRAGRFTEAEDYINKMPMKPDKFLWASLLGGCRIHKNVELAERAAEALFKIEPENAATYTTLANIYATTGRWVEVAKVRKMMDDRGVVKPPGMSWVEIKRRVHQFLVGDTSHPSYDQIHGFLKEVSKKMREEGYIPDTNFVLHDVEEEQKEHDLSHHSEKLAVAFAIISTPQGTPIKVYKNLRTCVDCHTAIKFISRITERKIIVRDSNRFHCFEDGNCSCNDYW